In Parasegetibacter sp. NRK P23, the genomic stretch TTGAAAGTTGGGGCGGCAATGTCGTGTTAATCTTGCGGTCAGCGGATGGTATCAAGCAGCGGTTGCATCCATTTTCCCTGGGTGGAACCGGTGGTGCTGTTGAACAGGAAGATGAACGCTTTCTTTTTTGCCGGGTTGAAAATAAGGTAGGAACCGAACCCGCCTGTTTTTCCATTGTGGGTGATCAGTTCATCTGAACCGTCTTTTTTCAGGAGGAACCAGCCCAGCCCGATGGCCGGATCGGATGCTGTTTGTTGGTGCGTAAGTTTTATGGCCGCGAAGCCTGGGGCTTTTTCGTCCCATTGTGCCCGGGTATATTTAACGAGGTCAACCATATTGGAACGGATGGCACCCGCAGCCTGGAAAGCCGCCAGGTTCCAGGGCTGGGTGATGTTGCCTGCGTCGTTGTGCCCGGAAGCCAGCCGGGACTTCGTTTGTTCATCAATGGTAATGGTGGTATAGTTCATCTTCAGGGGGCCTGTGATCATCTTTTTCAACAAAACCTCATACGGTGCTCCGGCAACATTTTCGATGAGGTTCCCCAGCAATCCTACCGCCAGGTTGGAATACTGAAATTTAGCACCCGGGCTGCGGTACGGCTTAAAATGGTTCAGGAAATGCATGAGCATTGCTTTCGAAAAATGCGCAAATGGATCCTGCATATTGAAACCGGGTGTCAACGCCAGTGTTGGTGGCACTTCCGGGTATCCGGAACTATGGTTACTTAAGGATACGACAGTGATAGCCGTATCCTTAAAAACCTGGGGTTTTACGGAGTCCGGAAGGTATTTATTGATCGGATCATTCAACTTCATCTTTCCCTCCAGCACCAGTTGAGCAAGCATATTGGCCGTGAACGTTTTTGTGATGGAGCCGATTTCGTAAATAGTAAGGCTGTCGGGCATAGGTTCGCTACCGTCACTGTAATTGTAAAAGCTGGTATGTTCACCATCAATGAATGCTGCGCTCACCCCTTTTGTACCGGGAATGGAAAGGTATTCGCGCAACTGCTTATCCGAAAGTGAATCCATTGCGGTACGCATGGGGTTTGCAGCGTTCACTTTTGCGCTTTTCTTTTCTTCGTTAAAAGGCGCAAAGAAGTACCCTTCAATTTTTCCGGAGGAATCTACATACAGGTCCATGAGCAATTTCAAGGAAGTTGCTTCCACCAAATATTTTCCGTTATTCCCGGCTACCGACCTTCTTGTACTCTTCTTCCATTCACCCAGTTGGCCTTTCAGCATCTTGTGGGTTTCCCTGAATTTTTCGGAGGGAACCGCTTTTAAAAAATTCGGGCTGAGCAGGGTAATGAATGAATCAGCGGTTTCCCTGTTGTGGAAACGTTGCATCTGCTCTACCAGGTGGTTCCAGGGAATGGAGTCGGGTTTATTCGCTTTGCAATTGACGGCGATGAATGAAAAGATAAGGATAAGTGTTTTGCGCATAGCGATTCATTTGAAATGAAAGAAAATCAATTCTACAGCGCTCTCCCGATTGGTCAGACTTTCCTGGAGAGATACGCCTGGTAATCCGGCACCTGTGTATTGTATTCCTGGTGCATCAATGGAGAAGTGAGCATAAAGTCTGCCGTGGCGCGGTCACAGGCCATGGGTATATTCCAAACCACCCCCAGCCGCAACAAAGCTTTGATGTCCGGATCATGGGGTTGCGGTTCCATTGGATCCCAAAAGAAAATCAGTACATCCACTTCACCCTGGGCGATCATGGAGCCGATTTGCTGGTCTCCGCCGAGTGGGCCGCTCATCAGTTTCCGCACCGGGCGATCCAGTTCTTCTTCCATCATTTTGCCCGTGGTACCCGTGGCATACAATTCGTGGCGCGCCAGGGCGGCTTTGTTGTATTTGGCCCATTCTATGAGGTCCTTCTTTTTATTGTCGTGTGCCACCAGGGCGATGCGTTTCCGTGCGTTGAGGGTTCTGATCGTCTGCATGTTCTTTTTTTGTGAAGTCTAAAGATACAGAACTCTGTGGCGAACATAAAGGCGGGTTTGCTGTAATTTGCAGGTACAAATATCAAGTTATGGAAAGAAGAACATTGGGCACATCAGCAGTACAAGTTACTCCGATTGCATACGGCGCCTGGGCCATCGGCGGATGGATGTGGGGCGGAGCGGATGAACAAGAGGCCATTGAAGCGATCAAAGCCTCCCTTGAGAAGGGCATCACCACCATTGATACTGCACCCGTATACGGTTTTGGCAGAAGTGAGGAACTGGTTGGAAAAGCATTGGAAGGCGTTCCGCGCGATCAATATGAATTGCTTACCAAATTCGGGCTGAACTGGGAAACCGCCGAAGGAGAATATTTCTTCGACACGAAAAGCAACGAAGGTGCTCCCCTGAAAATTTATAAATACTCTTCCAAAAAGCGCGTCATCGAAGAATGTGAAGCCAGTTTGAAAAGACTCCGCACAGACTACATTGATCTCCTGCAAATCCATTGGCCCGATGCCACCACGCCTGTCGCCGAAACCATGGAAGCCCTGGCCATGCTTCAGCAGCAGGGAAAGATCCGTGCCGGCGGCGTTTGTAATTATAACGCCGCTTTAGTATCTGAAGCGCTCTCTACTTACCGCATCGCTTCCAACCAGGTTCCATACAGTATGCTGAACAGGGATATTGAAGCCGAAGTGGTTCCACAGGCTTTGAAAGAAAAGATCAGCATCATCGCCTACAGCCCATTGCAAAGAGGTTTGCTCACAGGTAAAATCAAACGCGACCATGTTTTCGGGGAAGGCGACAGCCGCGAGGGCAACAAATATTATACGCCAGAAAACATAGACCGTGCAAACGCAATGCTGGCGCAACTGCGTCCCATCGCAGAAGGGTACAATGCAACACTTGCGCAACTGGTGCTGAACTGGACGATGAACCAGCCCGCTATCGGCTGTGTGCTGGCGGGGGCGAGAAACGCGCAACAGGTAAAAGACAATGCGGGTGCGTTGAAGTTTAAGATTTCCGGGGGAGATATGGAGCAAATATCTGGGATTGTGAAAGGAGTAATGGTGGTGTGATTGTTTCACGCCATTGCTTCGTGCCTCGCAACGCGGAGACGCAACGTTAAAGCACTATTTAATTTCTGGTTGATGTATTTGTAGAAGATGATGTTTTCTTTTTAATGTAGAAGAAGTGGCATAAACATCATGATTTGCGATAATGTAAATAAAATCTGTCTTCTGCTTCTGTGAAGAATGAAGCAGTGCTCCTCCTATTTTTAAGGAGGGTGTCCTGGCCTGAAATTACTAATAAACACACAGCAAAAAACTCAATCAGCGTCTAACGTTGCGTCTGCGAGGCACGAAGCAGCACGTCGTTGCGAGAAATATTCAATCCAAAACTTAAGCTGCAACAATACATACAAGGCTTTGCGTCCCTTGTGCCTTTGCGCCGTGTGCTGCCTTGCAGCACACGATTGCGGGAAAAATAAAAACGCCCCGTACGGGGCGTTTTCTTTCACTCAATATAATACGATCCTTCGTTAGAAGAACTTAGACCTGTTGTCTTTAATGGTAGCGGATTTTCTCAGTCCTTCCAGCGCGGAACGGCCACCGAATTGTTTCATCTGCATTTGTGCGGACTCCTTCATTTGCTGTGGGTTCATCGCGTCGTTTCCTTTGGCGCCGATGCTCTCGGTTTTTACCGCGAATACGCCAGAGGTTCCGTTGATGAGGGGCGATACCTTGTTGAGGTTCGCTTTGTTAAAGGCCATACCAACGAGTTTGGGTTCGGACCCTGCTCCCTGTACGAAGGTGCTGGCGAATGATACGCTGTCTGCGCGTAATACCTGCGTGCCTGAAGCACCTGCGATGGCTTCCAGTGTTGCGGCATTGCCGAGTTTCTTACGGATTTCTTCCGCTTTCTTTTCGTTGCGGACAAATATTTCCACCAATGGACGCGCTTTAGCGGCAGACATGGTTCCTTCAGCGTTTACTTCCGTTACCGCGGCCACCACGTATTTATCACCCACATTCACTGGTTCGAGCACATCACCTTTATCGGCTCCGAAAACTTTTTGCACCAGTTCCCTGGAAGAACCAACACCGGGAATAGCGAAATCATTTTCTTTAATATCTGCTGCAACGAATTCCTGCAACGCCTGCTTTTTCACATTATCCTTGAAAGAGGAAAGGGAACGTGCATCTCCGGCGAACTGCGTTGCCGCATTGCTGGCGGTGGTTTCTGTTTCGTTGCTGGCAAGAATGGGTTTTGCGAGATAGGCGATCTTATAAGCCGTCTCAAAGTTTTTCTGGCTCATTACCTCTATATAATGGTAACCAAATTGTGTTTTTACCACTTTCTTGTCGCCGGCTGCGCCATAGAATACTGTTTCCGCAAATTCCTTTGCCAGGCTGGCGAAGTTGAGGGAGGAAAATTCGTATTCACCGCCGTTAGACTTACTTCCGGGATCATCACTATATTTTTCAGCGAGGGCTTTAAAATCTGCACCGGACTTAATTGCACCCGCGATGCTGTCTATTCTTGTTTTAGCAGTGGAATCAGGCAATCCTGTTTGGGTGCTTATCAGTATGTGTCGGCATTTTACGCTATCAGGAATGCTGCGGGAGCTGAGCATTTTCGCATATACAAAGTTGCCTCCATCGAGGTAAGGACCATAAACCTGGCCTGGAGCCAGTGAGCGGATGGTATCCGCGTTTACTACCTGGAGTTTGGATTTCAGTACATACCCATCAAAGAAGGGGCTTTCGGTACCAACCCTGTTCAGAAATTGTTCCGTTTCTGGTGTGGTGGTGAATTCCTCTTTCAGCTGCTGGATCTGCGCGAGTGTTTCGGCAGTATCTTTTCCAGAAGGGGCAGCATCGAAGGCAACATATACGATGCTTCTTGTTTTCTCTTGTTTGTATTGTTCTTTGTGGGCGCTTACATATTTATTAATGTCATCATCAGAAACTTTTACGGTAGAATCTGAAACGGTGGCATAAGGCACATTCACAAAGGAGATGTTAGCGATAGCACTGTTATCGCTGGCCATTTTATCGATCATCCATTTAGGCACGTAAGAAGCGGAGGAAACCAGGGAAAAATATTTTTCCTGGAGCCTGCTTTTGCCGATGGCGGGAATGTATTGTTCCGCGAACTGCTTGGCCTGGGGGGTATTTTTCTGAGACTTCAGGTTACGGATGGCGGCTTTCAGCGCTTCTCCGTCGAACTGGCCGGTTTCGGGATTCGTGAATTGCTGGCGAAGATCCTGGGGAGGATTATCTCCGAAGAACATATCGTTCAGTTCTTTAGGACTTACCTGCATTCCGAGTTCTTTTGTTTCGGCGGTCAGCAGTTCTTCCCCAATGAACTGGTTCCAAACATTTTCACGGATCGTTTGGCGGGTAGATTCATTAACGGGCATACCGGACTGCGCGTATTGCGCTTCCTGGGCTTCCACCATTTTCTGAAATTCCACATAATCCACTTCTCTTCCATTTACTTTACCAATAGTAGTGGACTGGCTTCCCATTCCTCCACGGCCTGAAAAGGCATCCTGCAGAATGAAGGCGATC encodes the following:
- a CDS encoding serine hydrolase, giving the protein MRKTLILIFSFIAVNCKANKPDSIPWNHLVEQMQRFHNRETADSFITLLSPNFLKAVPSEKFRETHKMLKGQLGEWKKSTRRSVAGNNGKYLVEATSLKLLMDLYVDSSGKIEGYFFAPFNEEKKSAKVNAANPMRTAMDSLSDKQLREYLSIPGTKGVSAAFIDGEHTSFYNYSDGSEPMPDSLTIYEIGSITKTFTANMLAQLVLEGKMKLNDPINKYLPDSVKPQVFKDTAITVVSLSNHSSGYPEVPPTLALTPGFNMQDPFAHFSKAMLMHFLNHFKPYRSPGAKFQYSNLAVGLLGNLIENVAGAPYEVLLKKMITGPLKMNYTTITIDEQTKSRLASGHNDAGNITQPWNLAAFQAAGAIRSNMVDLVKYTRAQWDEKAPGFAAIKLTHQQTASDPAIGLGWFLLKKDGSDELITHNGKTGGFGSYLIFNPAKKKAFIFLFNSTTGSTQGKWMQPLLDTIR
- a CDS encoding methylglyoxal synthase, which codes for MQTIRTLNARKRIALVAHDNKKKDLIEWAKYNKAALARHELYATGTTGKMMEEELDRPVRKLMSGPLGGDQQIGSMIAQGEVDVLIFFWDPMEPQPHDPDIKALLRLGVVWNIPMACDRATADFMLTSPLMHQEYNTQVPDYQAYLSRKV
- a CDS encoding aldo/keto reductase, yielding MERRTLGTSAVQVTPIAYGAWAIGGWMWGGADEQEAIEAIKASLEKGITTIDTAPVYGFGRSEELVGKALEGVPRDQYELLTKFGLNWETAEGEYFFDTKSNEGAPLKIYKYSSKKRVIEECEASLKRLRTDYIDLLQIHWPDATTPVAETMEALAMLQQQGKIRAGGVCNYNAALVSEALSTYRIASNQVPYSMLNRDIEAEVVPQALKEKISIIAYSPLQRGLLTGKIKRDHVFGEGDSREGNKYYTPENIDRANAMLAQLRPIAEGYNATLAQLVLNWTMNQPAIGCVLAGARNAQQVKDNAGALKFKISGGDMEQISGIVKGVMVV
- a CDS encoding SurA N-terminal domain-containing protein, with product MSIIQTIRDRAAVIMIVIIAVSLIAFILQDAFSGRGGMGSQSTTIGKVNGREVDYVEFQKMVEAQEAQYAQSGMPVNESTRQTIRENVWNQFIGEELLTAETKELGMQVSPKELNDMFFGDNPPQDLRQQFTNPETGQFDGEALKAAIRNLKSQKNTPQAKQFAEQYIPAIGKSRLQEKYFSLVSSASYVPKWMIDKMASDNSAIANISFVNVPYATVSDSTVKVSDDDINKYVSAHKEQYKQEKTRSIVYVAFDAAPSGKDTAETLAQIQQLKEEFTTTPETEQFLNRVGTESPFFDGYVLKSKLQVVNADTIRSLAPGQVYGPYLDGGNFVYAKMLSSRSIPDSVKCRHILISTQTGLPDSTAKTRIDSIAGAIKSGADFKALAEKYSDDPGSKSNGGEYEFSSLNFASLAKEFAETVFYGAAGDKKVVKTQFGYHYIEVMSQKNFETAYKIAYLAKPILASNETETTASNAATQFAGDARSLSSFKDNVKKQALQEFVAADIKENDFAIPGVGSSRELVQKVFGADKGDVLEPVNVGDKYVVAAVTEVNAEGTMSAAKARPLVEIFVRNEKKAEEIRKKLGNAATLEAIAGASGTQVLRADSVSFASTFVQGAGSEPKLVGMAFNKANLNKVSPLINGTSGVFAVKTESIGAKGNDAMNPQQMKESAQMQMKQFGGRSALEGLRKSATIKDNRSKFF